The following proteins are co-located in the Trichormus variabilis 0441 genome:
- the hglK gene encoding heterocyst-specific glycolipids-directing protein HglK has product MTTPIVKKSNNPPSKNLATPNSLPLATRRLAAWATEITLLAATGLVPFGLGAYINSRSDINREPLNPGLVVVERAIARPLALPADYGVRNVAWPTNYLWMLALLAPTALSWWQLYLLAKTGSTLPKRWFGVKVVNEEGTPPGLAAVVVREGIGRWTVPMSVAYILWRYSFAFPNLGLFTSLAVLMVIGEALALPARRGRKALHDWLAGTYVVDANRPVASPDLAPSGGGLSGISPQPEEGNTALATTAMAMSYPQAEVITTDNSNLISLWRRMQQNPSLTLFGVALTSMTAVLATLIGTQVYIQTQQGNRESQKINSQQFLELVKQLSPESGASIEDRQRTILALGSLKDFQSIQFLTDMMVKETNPILIDTIQQALTSVGTAAIPELQNKNQFLATELDSVGSASPEREVRQKRLQTNQQTINKILNVYGGKTLGLDLSRTQLGQSGTVGGSFFNLVLDNIDLSGIKFKSANLNQASFKGSRFRSVGDDGRLDTYDDAIADLSQAQMKQANFTDANLSRVLMTRSDLSRATLNRANLSNARLIGANLSSAQLVGADLRGTVLENASLTGADLGDAKLQEANLYGARLSRVIAIGAQLSFANLTKTDWQSSDLSGADLERANLSNADLSATRMTGAILRSAQLENANLRNADLSLVDLRGANVAGADFKDTILTPNKQDPADQFVQTPELGSVSAVVKGVDFSQAKNLDGKQLAYICTQGGIHPRCP; this is encoded by the coding sequence ATGACGACTCCAATTGTTAAAAAAAGTAATAATCCACCAAGCAAAAATTTAGCAACACCCAATTCACTACCCCTAGCTACAAGGCGCTTGGCCGCTTGGGCAACGGAAATTACCTTATTGGCTGCCACCGGTTTGGTTCCTTTTGGTCTAGGGGCGTATATCAATTCCAGAAGTGATATTAATCGAGAACCCCTCAACCCAGGATTAGTAGTTGTAGAAAGAGCGATCGCCAGACCTTTGGCATTACCGGCAGACTATGGTGTACGAAATGTAGCTTGGCCGACTAACTACCTATGGATGTTAGCTTTGTTAGCACCCACAGCTCTTTCTTGGTGGCAATTATACTTACTAGCAAAAACGGGTAGTACTCTGCCTAAGCGTTGGTTTGGGGTGAAGGTAGTCAATGAAGAAGGTACTCCCCCAGGTTTAGCCGCCGTTGTCGTCCGTGAAGGTATTGGTCGTTGGACTGTACCCATGTCTGTTGCTTACATTCTGTGGCGCTACAGTTTTGCTTTTCCCAATTTGGGCTTGTTTACATCATTGGCAGTGTTAATGGTCATAGGTGAGGCTTTGGCTTTACCCGCCCGTCGGGGACGGAAAGCCTTACATGATTGGTTGGCGGGTACTTATGTAGTCGATGCTAATCGCCCTGTAGCATCCCCAGATTTAGCCCCCAGTGGAGGAGGTTTATCTGGTATCAGTCCTCAACCTGAAGAAGGGAATACTGCCTTAGCCACAACGGCAATGGCTATGAGCTATCCCCAAGCAGAAGTCATCACCACGGACAACAGTAACTTGATTTCCTTGTGGCGACGGATGCAGCAAAACCCCAGCCTCACCTTATTTGGTGTTGCCCTCACCAGTATGACGGCTGTACTAGCTACTCTAATTGGGACTCAAGTTTATATTCAGACTCAGCAAGGGAATCGGGAATCGCAGAAAATTAACAGTCAGCAGTTCTTGGAACTAGTGAAACAATTAAGTCCTGAGTCTGGAGCCAGCATTGAAGACCGTCAGAGGACAATTTTGGCTTTGGGTAGCCTGAAAGATTTCCAATCTATCCAATTTTTGACGGACATGATGGTGAAGGAAACTAACCCTATTCTCATAGATACCATCCAACAGGCACTCACCAGCGTAGGCACCGCCGCCATCCCCGAATTACAAAACAAAAATCAGTTTTTGGCGACAGAATTAGACTCTGTTGGTAGCGCATCCCCAGAACGGGAAGTTCGCCAAAAACGTTTACAAACTAACCAGCAGACAATTAATAAAATTCTCAATGTTTATGGTGGTAAAACTTTAGGCCTTGACCTGAGTCGGACTCAACTAGGCCAAAGCGGGACTGTGGGTGGTTCGTTTTTTAACTTGGTTTTAGACAATATTGATTTATCAGGCATTAAGTTCAAATCTGCCAATCTTAACCAAGCTAGTTTTAAGGGTAGCCGTTTTCGCAGTGTCGGTGATGATGGGCGCTTGGACACCTATGATGATGCGATCGCTGATTTAAGTCAAGCCCAGATGAAACAAGCCAATTTCACTGATGCTAACCTCAGCCGCGTCCTCATGACTCGTAGCGATTTAAGCCGCGCCACCCTCAACAGAGCTAATTTATCTAATGCACGCTTGATTGGTGCTAACCTCAGCAGCGCCCAATTAGTAGGAGCTGATTTGCGGGGTACAGTTTTAGAAAATGCCAGCTTGACAGGGGCTGATTTAGGTGATGCTAAATTACAAGAAGCCAACCTCTACGGTGCGCGTCTTAGTCGAGTTATCGCCATAGGCGCTCAATTATCCTTTGCCAACTTAACTAAAACTGATTGGCAAAGTTCCGACCTCTCCGGCGCTGATTTAGAACGGGCAAATCTCAGCAATGCTGACCTCAGCGCCACTCGCATGACAGGGGCAATCTTACGCTCTGCTCAACTAGAAAACGCTAACCTACGCAATGCTGATTTAAGTTTGGTCGATTTGCGGGGAGCTAATGTCGCCGGTGCTGATTTTAAAGACACAATTCTCACACCCAACAAACAAGACCCAGCAGACCAATTCGTACAAACCCCAGAATTAGGTTCTGTATCTGCGGTAGTTAAAGGGGTAGATTTTTCTCAGGCTAAAAATCTGGATGGCAAACAACTAGCTTACATTTGCACTCAAGGCGGTATTCATCCACGTTGCCCGTAG
- a CDS encoding TetR/AcrR family transcriptional regulator — protein sequence MARPKIGETDRSNSTDKVEKILQGAMQEFLAHGYAATSMDKVAEAAGVSKATVYSHFQDKEGLFKALIEKLAKKRFQKILGTQALQGEPYIVLRRLAKTALHQMIDDPEYQSFERLLIGESARFPGLAQIFIGSIAKPAIETISKYIASRPELNIPDPEATARILIGSLVHFVMTQEIMHGKDIMPMESDRLIDALTHLIINCAE from the coding sequence ATGGCACGCCCAAAGATTGGGGAAACAGATCGTTCAAATTCTACCGATAAAGTCGAGAAGATTCTGCAAGGTGCGATGCAGGAATTTTTAGCCCACGGCTATGCTGCCACTAGTATGGATAAAGTAGCGGAAGCTGCTGGAGTTTCCAAAGCAACAGTATATAGCCACTTTCAGGATAAAGAAGGTTTATTTAAAGCATTAATAGAGAAACTGGCCAAAAAACGCTTTCAGAAAATTTTGGGAACCCAAGCCTTGCAAGGGGAACCTTATATAGTGCTGAGAAGGTTAGCGAAAACCGCCTTACATCAAATGATAGACGATCCAGAATATCAGTCATTTGAGCGCTTGTTGATTGGTGAGTCGGCACGTTTTCCAGGGTTAGCGCAAATTTTTATCGGTAGCATCGCCAAGCCAGCCATAGAAACCATTAGTAAATATATAGCTTCCCGTCCTGAACTCAACATCCCCGATCCAGAAGCCACAGCCAGAATTTTGATTGGATCATTAGTGCATTTTGTGATGACACAAGAGATTATGCACGGTAAAGATATTATGCCAATGGAGAGCGATCGCCTCATCGATGCCTTGACCCACCTCATTATTAACTGTGCCGAGTAA
- a CDS encoding DUF6745 domain-containing protein — MLNMMSGGRIPKKRSPQPPQENHQPVSPQLGRKLILEHRAWEGIRVLGHLDLSGATELYNLPENLTCESLDISGCVNLVNLPPGLHVTRWIELAGSGITSLGVGHGFVLRWRGVEVNDYIAFESQSITGQDILKIENVELRRVLIERLGYETFLQQVGGLVRDRDKDAGGERQLVYIPFEDDEALMVLKVTCPSTGHIHILRVPPQMQSCHQAAAWVAGFNNPDDYHPLIEA, encoded by the coding sequence ATGCTGAACATGATGTCAGGGGGGCGTATCCCCAAGAAGCGATCGCCACAACCTCCCCAAGAAAATCATCAGCCTGTATCGCCGCAACTGGGGCGAAAACTCATCCTTGAACACCGTGCATGGGAGGGGATACGCGTTTTGGGGCATCTGGATTTAAGCGGTGCGACAGAGCTTTACAATCTACCAGAAAATCTCACCTGTGAAAGTCTAGATATTAGTGGCTGTGTAAACCTAGTCAATCTTCCCCCTGGTCTCCATGTCACCCGTTGGATTGAGTTGGCTGGAAGTGGAATTACAAGTTTAGGGGTGGGACATGGTTTCGTGTTGCGTTGGCGAGGTGTCGAGGTAAACGATTACATAGCCTTTGAATCTCAGTCCATCACCGGGCAAGATATTCTCAAAATAGAGAACGTTGAGTTACGGCGGGTGCTAATTGAGCGTCTGGGATACGAAACATTTTTACAGCAAGTGGGGGGATTAGTGCGCGATCGCGACAAAGATGCCGGTGGGGAACGTCAACTAGTCTACATCCCCTTTGAAGATGATGAAGCTCTCATGGTCTTAAAGGTCACTTGTCCCTCCACCGGACACATTCACATCCTCCGTGTCCCTCCCCAGATGCAGAGTTGCCATCAAGCAGCAGCATGGGTGGCTGGTTTTAACAACCCAGACGACTATCACCCCCTAATAGAGGCTTGA